The following are encoded together in the Bradyrhizobium genosp. L genome:
- the pstB gene encoding phosphate ABC transporter ATP-binding protein PstB, protein MTELSMSTTATSQVPQVPLPEAPPKVTVRNLNFYYGEHHALKNINLTLGTNRVTAFIGPSGCGKSTLLRIFNRMYDLYPGQRAVGQLMLDQTNILDPKLDLNLLRARVGMVFQKPTPFPMTIYENIAFGIRLYEKISKSEMDDRVEKALRGGALWNEVKDKLNASGLSLSGGQQQRLCIARTVAVRPEVILFDEPCSALDPISTAKVEELIQELSEDYTIAIVTHNMQQAARVSDKTAFMYLGELIEFDDTNKIFTSPSDRRTQDYITGRFG, encoded by the coding sequence ATGACCGAACTTTCCATGTCGACAACCGCCACCAGCCAAGTTCCGCAGGTGCCGCTGCCGGAGGCGCCGCCGAAGGTCACGGTGCGCAACCTCAACTTCTACTACGGCGAGCACCACGCGCTGAAGAACATCAACCTGACGCTCGGCACCAACCGCGTCACGGCGTTCATCGGCCCGTCCGGCTGCGGCAAGTCGACCCTGCTGCGCATCTTCAACCGGATGTACGACCTCTATCCGGGCCAGCGCGCGGTCGGCCAGCTGATGCTGGACCAGACCAACATCCTCGATCCCAAGCTCGACCTCAACCTGCTGCGCGCGCGGGTCGGCATGGTGTTCCAGAAGCCGACGCCGTTCCCGATGACGATCTACGAGAACATCGCGTTCGGCATCCGCCTCTACGAGAAGATCTCGAAGAGCGAGATGGACGACCGCGTCGAGAAGGCGTTGCGCGGCGGCGCGCTGTGGAACGAGGTCAAGGACAAGCTGAACGCGTCGGGCCTGTCGCTCTCCGGCGGCCAGCAGCAGCGCCTTTGCATCGCGCGCACCGTCGCGGTGCGCCCCGAGGTCATTCTGTTCGACGAGCCGTGCTCGGCGCTCGATCCGATCTCGACCGCCAAGGTCGAGGAACTGATCCAGGAACTGTCCGAGGACTACACGATCGCGATCGTCACCCACAACATGCAGCAGGCGGCGCGCGTCTCCGACAAGACCGCCTTCATGTATCTCGGCGAGTTGATCGAGTTCGACGACACCAACAAGATCTTCACCTCGCCGAGCGATCGACGCACCCAGGACTACATCACCGGCCGGTTTGGCTAG
- the phoU gene encoding phosphate signaling complex protein PhoU translates to MASEHTAKAFDSDLQELTRLVAEMGGLVERMITESVDALIRRDVALGKRVVAADIEIDNLQRVIEERAVLTIARRQPMAIDLREIVGAMRVATDLERIGDLAKNMGKRVAALESDFQPLKLIRGLEHMTDLVLSQVKSVLDAYAAHDLPAAMNVWKGDEEVDAICTSLFRELLTYMMEDPRNISFCIHLMFCAKNIERIGDHATNIAETVFYMIEGQQITDKRPKGDMTNFATTVPGN, encoded by the coding sequence ATGGCTTCTGAACATACCGCCAAGGCATTCGACAGCGACCTGCAGGAACTGACCCGCCTGGTCGCCGAGATGGGCGGCCTCGTCGAACGCATGATCACCGAGTCCGTGGACGCCCTGATCCGGCGCGACGTCGCGCTCGGCAAGCGCGTGGTCGCCGCCGACATCGAGATCGACAATTTGCAGCGCGTCATCGAGGAGCGCGCGGTGTTGACCATCGCGCGCCGCCAGCCGATGGCGATCGACCTGCGCGAGATCGTCGGCGCGATGCGGGTCGCCACCGACCTCGAGCGGATCGGCGACCTCGCCAAGAACATGGGCAAGCGCGTTGCCGCGCTGGAGAGCGATTTCCAGCCGCTGAAGCTGATCCGCGGCCTCGAGCACATGACCGACCTCGTGCTGTCGCAGGTCAAGTCGGTGCTGGACGCCTATGCCGCGCACGATCTGCCGGCGGCGATGAACGTCTGGAAGGGCGACGAGGAGGTCGATGCGATCTGCACCTCGCTGTTCCGCGAGCTGCTCACCTACATGATGGAAGACCCGCGCAACATCTCGTTCTGCATCCATCTGATGTTCTGTGCCAAGAACATCGAGCGGATCGGCGACCACGCGACCAACATTGCCGAGACCGTGTTCTACATGATCGAAGGACAACAGATCACCGACAAGCGTCCCAAGGGCGACATGACCAATTTCGCCACCACGGTGCCGGGTAACTAG